A section of the Candidatus Desulfofervidus auxilii genome encodes:
- a CDS encoding glycosyltransferase family 2 protein: protein MSGKYLSVIIPVYNEEKNLEILYKELKPVLESIGKKYEIVFVDDGSSDNSLNILHQFARRDSTIKIVKLLSNFGQSAAIAAGLENAEGENIITMDADLQHDPKDIPKLLKKLEDGYHVVCGWRKNRSKSDSLFKKAIPSCIFNFLIVHLFKLNGLHDVVGGMRAFKKEVAQEIQIYGEMHRFLPVLAAWKGFKITEEAIHIRKRRHGNSKYGASRFIRGFLDLLTVKYLISYFKRPLHIFGTIGLLLSGTGFLIDVYLLIEKFFFHVHLAVEHLPLLLLSILLIIVGVNFLFLGFIADMISLSLILTKKPKLYIIEKIETARTISQKEL, encoded by the coding sequence GTGAGTGGAAAGTATTTATCAGTAATAATTCCAGTTTATAATGAAGAAAAAAATCTTGAAATTCTTTATAAAGAGCTAAAGCCTGTTTTAGAATCTATTGGCAAGAAATATGAAATTGTTTTTGTGGACGATGGAAGTTCAGATAACTCTTTAAACATTTTACATCAATTCGCAAGACGTGATAGTACAATAAAAATTGTCAAACTCCTTTCTAACTTTGGTCAAAGTGCGGCCATTGCAGCAGGGTTGGAAAATGCTGAAGGGGAAAACATTATTACCATGGATGCAGATTTACAGCATGATCCAAAAGATATACCGAAATTACTTAAAAAATTAGAAGATGGTTATCATGTGGTATGTGGATGGAGAAAAAATAGAAGTAAATCAGATTCTTTATTTAAAAAAGCAATCCCTTCATGCATATTTAACTTTTTAATTGTGCATCTCTTCAAACTCAATGGACTTCATGACGTTGTTGGTGGTATGAGAGCCTTTAAAAAAGAAGTTGCTCAAGAGATCCAAATCTATGGAGAGATGCATCGGTTTCTTCCTGTCTTAGCTGCCTGGAAAGGTTTTAAGATTACCGAAGAGGCAATTCATATAAGGAAAAGACGTCATGGAAATTCTAAATATGGTGCTTCTAGATTCATAAGGGGATTTTTAGATTTATTGACTGTAAAGTATCTTATCTCTTATTTTAAGCGTCCTTTGCACATATTTGGCACCATCGGTCTTTTACTCTCAGGAACAGGATTTCTCATAGATGTATACTTACTTATTGAGAAGTTTTTCTTTCATGTCCATCTTGCTGTTGAACACCTTCCTTTGCTTTTATTAAGCATTTTATTAATTATTGTAGGTGTAAACTTTTTATTTCTAGGCTTTATAGCAGATATGATTTCTTTAAGTTTAATTTTAACAAAAAAACCAAAACTATATATAATTGAAAAGATCGAAACGGCAAGGACTATATCTCAGAAAGAGTTATAA
- a CDS encoding TRAP transporter TatT component family protein: MKKFLFLLLLIFLIGCFPSKRLTIGMTGLILESVGKACNKSANPEIIKSGLPAYLMLIDGLIEDWPENERLLIAGAQTYCSYAMFIEEEKRDLAKRLYLKGKRYALKVLCKNKKFKSALNKPLNEFEKVLKLFSKKYVPALFWTASCWLGYIQLSLDSVEALADLPKAISIIERVLMLNEKFYYGSPHLYLGIYYAARPKSLGGNLNRAKFHFKKAFEISKGKFLMAYVFYAQYYARQKFDKKLFIETLKKVIETPQDIEPNLTLANTIAKEKAKKLLEKVDEYF, encoded by the coding sequence ATGAAGAAATTTTTATTTTTACTGTTACTTATTTTCCTTATAGGTTGTTTTCCAAGTAAAAGACTTACCATTGGTATGACTGGTTTAATTTTAGAAAGTGTAGGCAAGGCATGTAATAAGAGTGCAAATCCAGAAATTATTAAAAGTGGGTTGCCTGCCTATTTAATGCTTATAGATGGTCTTATTGAAGATTGGCCTGAAAATGAAAGGTTATTAATTGCTGGAGCACAGACTTATTGTTCTTATGCAATGTTTATAGAAGAAGAAAAAAGAGATTTAGCTAAAAGATTATATTTAAAAGGGAAAAGATATGCATTAAAAGTTTTATGTAAAAATAAAAAATTTAAATCTGCATTAAATAAACCTCTAAATGAGTTTGAAAAAGTGCTTAAATTATTTTCTAAAAAATATGTGCCTGCATTATTTTGGACAGCTAGTTGTTGGTTGGGTTATATTCAATTAAGTTTGGATTCAGTTGAAGCTTTAGCTGATTTACCTAAGGCTATTTCTATAATAGAAAGGGTATTAATGTTAAATGAAAAATTTTATTATGGAAGTCCTCATCTATATTTAGGTATATATTATGCTGCAAGACCTAAAAGCTTGGGTGGTAATTTAAATAGAGCGAAATTTCATTTTAAAAAGGCATTTGAGATTAGTAAGGGAAAATTTCTTATGGCTTATGTATTTTATGCTCAATATTATGCCAGACAAAAATTTGATAAAAAATTATTTATTGAAACTTTAAAAAAAGTAATAGAAACTCCTCAAGATATAGAACCAAATCTTACTTTGGCTAATACTATAGCAAAGGAAAAAGCAAAAAAACTTTTAGAGAAAGTAGATGAATATTTTTAG
- the dctP gene encoding TRAP transporter substrate-binding protein DctP, with amino-acid sequence MNIFRCFIFLLILSICSIVYAKENFTIKIATLAPEGSTWMKIFNEFNREIIRKTNGNVRFKVYPGGVLGDERDMVRKIRIGQIHGGGFTGLGLSMIYKDILALQIPFLFKDYKEVDYVLNKMEKRFREGFRKKGFILLGFAEVGFIYLFSNVPITDLKDIKGLKFWIWEGDKIARVVFNKLGIIPIPLEIPDVLLALQTNLIDVVFNSPLGAVALQWFSRVKYMINVPLSYGVGAILIKDKIFERLPSQYQKILKESAEKYFNKLNKKAREENEKAISVMKKHGIKIIELSEEKIADAIKLSQKAAMELAGKEFSKEILDKILFYLREYRK; translated from the coding sequence ATGAATATTTTTAGGTGTTTTATATTTTTATTGATCTTATCTATTTGCTCAATAGTTTATGCAAAGGAGAATTTTACTATAAAAATTGCTACATTGGCGCCAGAAGGTAGTACTTGGATGAAAATATTTAATGAGTTTAATAGAGAAATAATAAGAAAGACAAATGGGAATGTTCGTTTTAAGGTTTATCCAGGAGGTGTTTTAGGCGATGAAAGGGATATGGTGAGAAAGATTAGGATAGGGCAAATCCATGGTGGTGGTTTTACTGGTCTAGGATTGAGTATGATTTATAAAGATATTCTTGCTCTGCAAATTCCATTTTTGTTTAAAGATTATAAAGAAGTAGATTATGTCTTAAATAAAATGGAAAAAAGATTTAGAGAAGGTTTTAGAAAAAAAGGATTTATATTATTAGGTTTTGCTGAGGTAGGTTTTATTTATCTTTTTTCCAATGTACCTATAACTGATTTAAAAGATATAAAAGGGCTTAAATTTTGGATTTGGGAAGGTGATAAGATTGCTAGAGTTGTTTTTAATAAGTTAGGAATAATACCTATTCCTTTGGAAATACCTGATGTGTTATTAGCCTTACAGACAAATTTAATAGATGTAGTATTTAATTCTCCATTAGGTGCGGTTGCTTTACAATGGTTTAGTAGGGTGAAATATATGATAAATGTACCTTTAAGTTATGGGGTAGGGGCAATTTTAATAAAAGATAAAATATTTGAAAGGCTTCCTTCTCAATATCAAAAGATTCTTAAAGAATCAGCAGAAAAATATTTCAATAAATTAAATAAAAAGGCAAGGGAAGAAAATGAAAAAGCAATATCTGTAATGAAAAAGCATGGAATAAAGATTATAGAATTATCAGAAGAAAAAATTGCAGATGCTATAAAATTATCTCAGAAAGCAGCAATGGAATTAGCAGGAAAGGAGTTTTCAAAAGAAATATTGGATAAGATTTTATTTTATTTAAGAGAATATAGAAAGTGA
- a CDS encoding TRAP transporter small permease subunit → MKKFINILEKIEDGFLIFLFLSLLCLSILQIILRNFFSTSIFYIENITRYLVLWIGLLGASIAIKEEKHISINILPVLISRKWNLILNTIINLFSFIICIFLTYAAIKFIKDEYCISHYTLFAEIILPLIFPLMAIRFLSKSIMSFILFLKST, encoded by the coding sequence GTGAAAAAATTTATTAATATTTTAGAAAAAATTGAAGATGGCTTTCTTATTTTTCTTTTTCTTTCTCTTTTATGTCTTTCTATTTTGCAAATTATATTAAGAAATTTTTTTTCTACAAGTATTTTTTATATAGAAAATATAACAAGATATTTGGTGCTTTGGATTGGACTTTTAGGTGCATCTATAGCTATAAAAGAAGAAAAGCATATTTCTATTAATATATTACCTGTCTTAATTTCAAGAAAATGGAATTTAATCTTAAATACTATAATAAATCTTTTTTCATTTATCATCTGTATTTTTTTGACTTATGCAGCCATAAAATTTATTAAAGATGAATATTGTATTTCACATTATACGTTATTTGCTGAAATTATACTTCCTTTAATATTTCCTTTAATGGCTATAAGATTTTTAAGTAAATCAATAATGAGTTTTATTTTATTCCTAAAAAGTACATGA
- a CDS encoding TRAP transporter large permease subunit, with product MILINILFILLAIIGTPLFIIIAAFTLLSFYKTNIDFSAIMIEICRIAHTPLLIAIPLFTFAGAILAKSNAPKRLVRFSKAAFGWCPGGLAIVVLFVCAFFTVLTGASGVTILALGNLLFPSLLKEGYSERFSLGLITISGSLGLLFPPSLPLIIYGVIAKVNIDQLFIAGILPGLFLIFLLSTFCIFKGFDLPKSNFSLNELLIAAKEGFWEIILPVIVMGGIYSGKFALSEAAAVTAFYVLIVELLIKKDIRLKTLFSIIRQSMILVGSIIIILACALAFTNYLIDAEIPMKILEIFKTHIKSKILFLIFLNIFLLIVGCMMDIFSALLIVIPLIVPMARAYGIDLIHLGIIFLTNLEIGYITPPVGINLFISSLCFERPILKLYLASLPFLGILLFGLIVITYMPNLSLFLLRIL from the coding sequence ATGATTTTAATAAATATTTTATTCATTCTCCTTGCTATTATAGGTACTCCCCTTTTTATCATTATTGCTGCTTTTACTCTTTTATCTTTTTACAAAACAAACATAGACTTTTCAGCCATTATGATAGAAATTTGCCGCATTGCTCATACACCTTTGCTTATTGCCATTCCATTATTTACTTTTGCTGGTGCAATTCTTGCAAAAAGTAACGCACCAAAGAGATTGGTCAGATTTTCTAAAGCAGCTTTTGGTTGGTGTCCAGGTGGATTGGCTATTGTTGTTCTTTTTGTCTGTGCATTTTTCACTGTACTTACAGGTGCATCTGGTGTAACTATTCTTGCTTTGGGAAATTTATTATTTCCTTCCCTATTAAAAGAAGGTTATTCAGAAAGATTTTCTTTGGGATTGATTACTATTTCTGGAAGCTTAGGATTATTATTTCCCCCTAGTTTGCCTTTAATTATTTATGGAGTAATAGCTAAAGTAAATATTGATCAATTGTTTATAGCTGGAATATTACCAGGATTATTTTTAATTTTTTTACTTTCTACATTTTGCATATTTAAAGGTTTTGATTTACCAAAAAGTAATTTTTCTTTAAATGAACTTTTAATAGCAGCAAAAGAAGGATTTTGGGAGATTATTTTACCTGTTATAGTAATGGGTGGTATTTATAGTGGAAAATTTGCATTAAGTGAAGCAGCTGCAGTTACAGCTTTTTATGTTTTAATTGTTGAACTTCTTATTAAAAAAGACATAAGATTAAAAACACTATTTTCTATAATCAGACAGAGTATGATCTTAGTAGGTAGCATCATTATTATCCTTGCCTGTGCTTTGGCTTTTACTAATTATTTAATAGATGCAGAAATTCCAATGAAAATATTAGAAATATTTAAAACTCATATTAAAAGTAAAATTTTATTTTTAATTTTTCTTAATATTTTTTTATTAATTGTTGGTTGTATGATGGATATATTTTCTGCTCTATTAATCGTTATTCCACTTATTGTTCCTATGGCTAGGGCTTATGGAATAGATTTAATCCATTTAGGCATTATTTTTTTAACAAACTTAGAAATTGGTTATATTACCCCTCCTGTAGGTATAAATTTATTTATTTCAAGCCTTTGTTTTGAAAGACCGATTTTAAAATTATATCTAGCTTCTCTTCCTTTTCTTGGGATTCTTTTATTCGGATTGATTGTTATTACTTATATGCCAAATTTAAGTTTATTTTTATTGAGAATTTTATAA
- the uvrA gene encoding excinuclease ABC subunit UvrA, whose translation MKSIRVIEAYQHNLKHISFDLPLNALTVITGVSGAGKSSLAYDVLYAEGQRRYIETFSPYARQFIERLDKPAVERIEGILPAIAIDQHHPVKTSRSTVGTMTEITDYVKLLFSQIAVLHCERCGRPVKEYDPQEIVKILLDKAINKKCIICFPYKIISIEETRKGLIRLGFDRIWVGEIKNLDDISLKVGEKIEILVDRLIISAKAQSRLQEAIEMAMKFGQGEVIIHILPEEILKFSQAYACPYCGIIYKKPQPNLFSFNSPLGACETCRGFGKIIGYDMDLVIPDKNKSLAEGAIKIWKKESYEYEELIEFCQRKGIPIHVPFAKLSPEAKRLIIEGDEDFDGIKGFFEWLETKSYKMHVRVFLSRYRGYFTCPTCNGTRFKKEALLYKLKGKNIAEIYAMTIDEAFDFFSQSWPNLNPATKLLIDEICKRLQYLREVGVGYLTLDRQSRTLSGGEVARVNLTRALGSSLVNMLFILDEPSVGLHPRDNARLIKILKDLTKENTVVVVEHDPDIIKAADYVLDLGPGAGEKGGKILYFGPFNGLLKANNSITAQYLSGKKCIPLPKKRRKPKGWLEIKGAAAHNLKNLNIKIPLGVMVCLTGVSGSGKSTLALEILYKGIKKEKGMFVGQPGKYKSISGLERIQDVILVDQTPIGQTPRANPATYLGIFSSIRKFFASLPEAKKRGYTPGTFSFNSPGGRCEVCQGAGVEKVEMQFLSDVYLTCPACQGRRYRQEVLEVTYQGKSIADVLDMTFNEANSFFAKVLEIKKQFSSVFEVGLDYLRLGQPINTLSGGEAQRLKLASYLKIGYGKYLFIFDEPTVGLHLADIECLLRAFNHLLEKGHSLLIIEHNLEVIKVADYIIDLGPEGGPNGGEIVAYGTPEEIIKNEKSYTGRCLKEVIKNAMV comes from the coding sequence ATGAAATCCATTAGGGTTATTGAGGCTTATCAACACAATTTAAAGCATATAAGTTTTGATTTACCTTTAAATGCCCTTACTGTTATTACTGGAGTAAGTGGGGCAGGTAAATCTTCTTTAGCCTATGATGTGCTTTATGCAGAAGGACAACGCCGCTATATTGAAACTTTTTCACCTTATGCCAGACAATTTATTGAACGTTTAGATAAACCAGCAGTAGAAAGGATTGAAGGGATACTTCCTGCTATCGCCATTGATCAACATCATCCAGTTAAAACCTCACGCTCTACTGTAGGCACTATGACTGAGATTACTGATTATGTAAAACTGCTTTTTTCACAAATAGCTGTACTTCATTGTGAGAGATGTGGCAGACCTGTAAAAGAATATGATCCTCAAGAGATTGTAAAAATTTTATTAGATAAGGCAATTAATAAAAAGTGTATAATCTGTTTTCCATATAAGATAATTTCAATTGAAGAGACTAGGAAAGGATTAATCAGATTAGGATTTGATCGGATATGGGTAGGGGAAATAAAAAATTTAGATGATATTTCGCTTAAAGTTGGTGAAAAAATTGAGATCTTGGTAGATCGCTTGATTATCTCAGCGAAAGCACAGAGTCGCTTACAAGAAGCAATAGAGATGGCAATGAAATTTGGTCAAGGAGAAGTGATAATCCATATACTACCTGAAGAAATACTTAAATTTAGTCAGGCTTATGCTTGTCCATATTGTGGTATCATTTACAAAAAACCACAGCCAAATCTTTTTTCTTTTAATAGTCCTTTAGGCGCCTGTGAGACCTGTAGGGGATTTGGGAAAATCATAGGTTATGATATGGATTTAGTTATTCCAGATAAGAATAAGAGTTTGGCAGAAGGGGCAATAAAGATTTGGAAAAAAGAAAGCTATGAATATGAAGAATTAATAGAATTTTGCCAGAGAAAAGGTATACCTATTCATGTTCCTTTTGCTAAATTATCCCCTGAAGCAAAAAGACTTATTATAGAAGGAGATGAGGATTTTGATGGTATTAAAGGTTTCTTTGAATGGCTTGAAACCAAAAGTTATAAGATGCATGTCCGTGTGTTTCTTTCTCGCTATCGTGGCTATTTTACCTGTCCAACATGTAATGGAACAAGATTTAAAAAAGAAGCATTACTTTATAAATTAAAAGGGAAAAATATTGCCGAAATTTACGCTATGACTATTGATGAAGCATTTGATTTTTTTTCTCAATCCTGGCCAAATTTGAATCCAGCAACAAAACTCCTAATTGATGAAATTTGTAAAAGACTTCAATATTTGAGAGAAGTAGGGGTAGGTTATTTAACTTTAGACCGTCAATCACGTACCTTATCTGGAGGTGAAGTAGCAAGAGTAAATTTAACAAGAGCATTAGGTTCATCATTGGTAAATATGTTATTTATTTTGGATGAACCAAGCGTTGGTCTCCATCCTAGGGATAATGCTCGGTTAATAAAGATTTTAAAAGATTTAACAAAAGAAAACACAGTAGTTGTGGTAGAACATGACCCTGACATTATTAAAGCAGCAGATTATGTTTTAGACTTAGGGCCAGGGGCAGGGGAAAAAGGTGGGAAAATTCTTTATTTTGGCCCATTTAATGGATTATTAAAAGCAAATAATTCTATTACAGCTCAATATTTAAGTGGGAAAAAATGTATTCCTTTGCCAAAAAAAAGACGAAAACCTAAGGGATGGTTAGAGATAAAAGGAGCAGCAGCGCATAATCTAAAAAATTTAAACATTAAAATACCTTTAGGAGTTATGGTCTGTCTTACAGGTGTCTCTGGCTCAGGTAAGAGTACCCTTGCTTTAGAAATTCTTTATAAAGGCATAAAAAAAGAAAAGGGAATGTTTGTAGGACAACCAGGAAAATATAAAAGTATTTCTGGTCTTGAAAGAATACAGGATGTAATCCTTGTAGATCAAACCCCTATTGGTCAAACACCAAGAGCAAACCCTGCTACTTATCTTGGTATATTTTCATCTATCCGTAAGTTCTTTGCCTCTTTACCTGAAGCAAAGAAAAGGGGCTATACTCCTGGCACTTTTTCTTTTAATAGCCCTGGTGGAAGATGTGAAGTTTGCCAAGGAGCAGGTGTAGAAAAAGTAGAGATGCAGTTTCTTTCTGATGTCTATCTTACCTGTCCTGCCTGTCAGGGAAGACGTTATCGACAAGAGGTATTGGAGGTTACATATCAAGGAAAAAGTATTGCTGATGTATTAGATATGACATTTAATGAAGCCAATTCCTTTTTTGCCAAGGTGCTTGAAATAAAGAAACAATTTTCTTCTGTCTTTGAAGTGGGCTTAGATTATTTGCGTCTTGGGCAACCTATTAACACACTTTCTGGAGGAGAAGCCCAAAGGCTTAAATTGGCTAGTTATTTAAAGATTGGTTATGGTAAGTATCTTTTTATCTTTGATGAACCTACTGTTGGTCTTCATTTGGCAGATATAGAATGTCTTTTAAGAGCATTTAATCACCTCTTGGAAAAAGGTCATTCTCTGCTTATCATAGAACACAATTTGGAAGTCATAAAAGTGGCTGATTATATTATTGATTTAGGACCAGAAGGGGGGCCAAATGGTGGAGAGATTGTTGCTTATGGGACACCAGAAGAAATAATTAAAAATGAAAAAAGTTATACTGGAAGATGTTTAAAAGAGGTAATTAAAAATGCGATGGTATGA
- a CDS encoding 50S ribosomal protein L11 methyltransferase, with translation MRWYEITINLPLVLLGTVYDFLWLYTNGLNVKKEKNNFLIKAYLFSSSPESFLKKFNKFLNPLVKRHNVSYQILTIKNPSNPINDFLLVPIPNSYIPSFGIPILLQRGKAFGNGRHPCTIYCLEALKDIFYEKFNYRVLDAGTGTGILAIGAAKLGAKEIIGVEINPESVKEAQENVKLNNLTDKIKILHCSVTEIKGEFNLIFANLYGILLKQIAPILVKQLTSGGWLVLGGMIVPDDDVVVSIFNKFGLKEFKRFQDEEWSVAILKKL, from the coding sequence ATGCGATGGTATGAAATTACAATTAATTTACCTCTTGTTTTATTGGGAACAGTTTATGATTTTTTATGGTTATACACAAATGGGCTTAATGTGAAAAAAGAAAAAAACAATTTTTTAATTAAAGCTTATTTATTTTCTTCATCTCCTGAAAGTTTTTTAAAAAAATTCAATAAATTTTTAAATCCATTGGTAAAACGGCATAATGTTTCTTATCAAATTTTAACAATAAAAAACCCATCTAATCCTATTAATGATTTTCTTCTTGTGCCAATCCCTAATTCATATATTCCTTCATTTGGTATTCCCATTTTGCTTCAAAGGGGGAAGGCATTTGGCAATGGCAGACATCCCTGTACTATTTATTGTCTAGAAGCTTTAAAAGATATTTTTTATGAAAAATTTAATTACAGAGTCTTAGACGCTGGAACAGGAACAGGGATTTTAGCCATTGGTGCTGCAAAGTTAGGAGCAAAGGAAATAATAGGAGTAGAAATAAATCCTGAATCTGTTAAGGAGGCTCAAGAAAATGTGAAATTAAACAATTTGACAGATAAAATTAAAATTTTACATTGTTCAGTAACAGAAATAAAAGGAGAGTTTAACTTAATTTTTGCTAATCTTTATGGTATTCTCCTTAAACAGATTGCTCCAATTTTAGTAAAACAGCTTACTTCAGGTGGCTGGCTTGTTTTAGGAGGGATGATTGTCCCAGATGATGATGTAGTTGTTTCTATATTTAATAAATTTGGTTTAAAAGAATTCAAACGTTTTCAAGATGAAGAATGGAGTGTCGCAATTTTAAAAAAATTATAA
- the plsY gene encoding glycerol-3-phosphate 1-O-acyltransferase PlsY, giving the protein MKIFLGFILSYLIGSIPVGILISKRYSQIDIRKAGSGNIGATNVARVVGKKAGLITLIGDMLKGALPVLFFLIFLGTENWQKQTIVALAGFFAFLGHLFPVYLKFKGGKGVATATGIFLVLSPLAVLFGTLIFLGVLWRWRYVSLASLSASASLPVLIGLFSDKKVYILLAVAIAFLIFYRHKENIHRLLTGTEHKFK; this is encoded by the coding sequence ATGAAAATTTTTTTAGGCTTTATTTTAAGCTATCTTATTGGTTCTATTCCAGTAGGTATTTTAATATCTAAAAGATATTCTCAAATAGATATTCGAAAGGCAGGCAGTGGTAATATTGGAGCAACAAATGTAGCAAGAGTGGTAGGAAAAAAAGCAGGACTTATTACACTTATAGGTGATATGCTTAAAGGTGCATTACCTGTATTATTTTTCTTAATTTTTTTAGGTACAGAAAATTGGCAAAAACAAACAATAGTTGCATTGGCAGGATTTTTTGCTTTTCTTGGGCATTTATTCCCTGTGTATTTAAAATTTAAAGGTGGAAAAGGAGTAGCTACAGCTACAGGTATATTTCTTGTGCTTTCTCCACTTGCAGTATTATTTGGTACATTAATATTTTTAGGTGTATTATGGCGTTGGCGGTATGTTTCATTAGCTTCTCTTTCGGCTTCAGCCTCTTTACCAGTACTTATTGGCCTTTTTTCTGATAAAAAAGTTTATATTCTTTTAGCAGTGGCAATTGCTTTTCTTATTTTTTACCGACACAAAGAAAATATTCATCGTCTTCTTACAGGTACAGAACACAAGTTTAAATGA
- the mutL gene encoding DNA mismatch repair endonuclease MutL: protein MGIIKVLPPNLVNLIAAGEVIERPAAVVKELLENAIDANANLIKVEIRKGGKELIKVEDNGIGILAEDLSLAVKRHTTSKINSEEDLFQIHTLGFRGEALASIAAVSHLRLASRPKTQLWGKEIFVVGGEIKEEKEIGMAVGTIAEVKELFFNTPARKKFLKKDTTEAAHIYETVIKLGLAYPKIHFCLKSEKRSLQLPSTTDLTERIGQIFGLDLAKSLKHIEVESGVVIIKGMMASLEFSRLTPQNMYFFVNGRWVRNVLLNQIVYKVLESSWPKGRYPFLVIFITLPKDMVDVNVHPTKQEIRFKDPHSIQEALEKALKKIMEERLFSFTSFESDIPISLEKSSFKIKEPEIAYEKAHLPDFTPSFRIIGQLWGSYIICETEEELILIDQHAAHERLIYEKIKQLYEEDRPQTQELLTPILLEISPTEIEIFEEILPHLEKMGFSLEPFGERTYLVRAVPGLLIKKDIRSLLEKVLTDLQFIRPLHLSEIVSELLKSMACHLAVRANDILSLKEMEYLIKEIKSLKILHCPHGRPFYKIFTKEEIKKFFYRS from the coding sequence ATGGGAATTATAAAAGTTTTACCACCTAATTTAGTTAATCTTATTGCTGCTGGTGAAGTAATAGAACGCCCAGCTGCTGTAGTAAAAGAATTACTTGAAAATGCTATTGATGCCAATGCTAATCTTATTAAAGTGGAGATAAGAAAAGGTGGTAAGGAATTGATAAAAGTAGAGGATAATGGTATTGGCATCTTAGCTGAGGATTTATCCCTAGCTGTAAAGCGTCATACTACTAGTAAAATTAATTCAGAAGAAGACCTTTTTCAGATTCATACTTTGGGTTTTCGAGGTGAAGCCCTTGCTAGTATTGCAGCAGTTTCTCATTTGCGTTTAGCTAGTCGACCAAAAACACAACTTTGGGGTAAAGAGATTTTTGTTGTTGGTGGAGAAATAAAGGAAGAAAAAGAAATAGGTATGGCTGTAGGTACTATTGCAGAAGTAAAAGAACTGTTTTTTAATACACCTGCTAGAAAGAAATTTTTAAAAAAAGATACTACGGAGGCTGCTCATATTTATGAAACAGTAATAAAATTAGGTTTAGCTTATCCTAAAATCCATTTTTGTTTAAAAAGTGAAAAGCGTTCCCTTCAACTTCCTTCAACAACTGATTTAACAGAAAGAATAGGTCAAATATTTGGTCTTGATTTGGCAAAATCACTAAAACATATTGAAGTAGAATCTGGTGTAGTGATAATAAAAGGAATGATGGCATCTCTTGAATTTAGCCGCCTTACACCTCAAAATATGTATTTTTTTGTTAATGGACGTTGGGTAAGAAATGTCTTACTTAATCAAATAGTATATAAAGTACTTGAGAGTAGCTGGCCAAAAGGGAGATATCCATTTTTAGTTATTTTTATTACATTACCAAAAGATATGGTAGATGTAAATGTCCATCCAACTAAACAAGAAATAAGATTTAAAGACCCTCATTCCATTCAAGAGGCTTTAGAAAAGGCTTTAAAGAAAATTATGGAAGAACGATTATTTTCTTTTACTTCTTTTGAATCAGATATACCTATTTCTTTGGAAAAATCTTCTTTCAAAATAAAAGAGCCGGAAATAGCTTATGAAAAAGCACATCTTCCTGATTTTACTCCTTCCTTTCGAATTATTGGTCAATTATGGGGAAGTTATATTATATGTGAAACTGAAGAGGAATTGATATTAATTGATCAACATGCTGCCCATGAACGTCTTATTTATGAAAAGATAAAACAGCTTTATGAAGAAGACAGACCTCAAACACAAGAATTACTTACTCCAATACTTTTAGAAATTTCTCCAACAGAAATAGAAATTTTTGAAGAAATTTTACCTCATTTAGAAAAGATGGGATTTAGTTTAGAACCTTTTGGTGAAAGGACTTATTTGGTTCGTGCAGTGCCTGGTTTATTAATTAAAAAAGATATACGTAGCCTTTTAGAAAAAGTATTAACAGATCTTCAATTTATAAGACCGCTTCATTTAAGTGAAATAGTATCTGAATTATTAAAAAGCATGGCATGCCATTTAGCTGTGCGTGCTAATGATATTTTGAGTTTAAAGGAAATGGAATATTTAATTAAAGAAATAAAATCTCTTAAAATTCTTCATTGTCCTCATGGTCGCCCTTTTTATAAAATCTTTACCAAAGAAGAGATTAAAAAATTTTTTTATCGCTCATGA